From one Montipora capricornis isolate CH-2021 chromosome 10, ASM3666992v2, whole genome shotgun sequence genomic stretch:
- the LOC138020063 gene encoding uncharacterized protein, with product MAFKDLRNSLIISYDDGFIDDEEFILLYDLYSSKDLDFPYDVYAPFDLDELDEAECVAEFRFRKRDVRALAEVLRVPDTITCEQGSVCTGIEGLCMLLRRMAYPCRYGDMIPRFAKPVPVLSMITNQMLDFIYNVHGHKVLNWNHDLLSPANLQTYVDAITAKGAPLDNCFGFIDGTIRAIARPEQHQRILYNGHKRVHALKFQSIALPNGLIGNLYGPVEGRKHDAGMLVDSGLLHDLEQFAFNPAGQPLCVYGDPAYPLRVHLQGPFKHGVLSPQMEEYNAAMSAVRSSVEWLYGDVVNSFKFNDFKKNLKLFLNCVGKLYVVSVILRNAVTCLYGNLTSTYFDLLPPRLDNYFA from the exons ATGGCGTTCAAAGACTTGCGCAATTCGCTTATAATAAGCTACGACGATGGTTTCATTGACGATGAAGAATTTATTCTTCTTTACGACCTTTATTCTTCGAAAGACCTTGATTTTCCGTATGATGTTTACGCACCGTTTGACCTCGACGAACTCGACGAAGCTGAATGTGTGGCAGAGTTTCGTTTTCGTAAAAGAGACGTACGAGCTTTGGCAGAAGTTTTACGGGTTCCAGATACCATAACATGCGAGCAAGGTTCTGTTTGTACCGGCATTGAAGGCCTATGCATGCTCCTAAGGCGAATGGCTTACCCATGTAGATATGGTGATATGATACCCAGATTTGCTAAACCAGTGCCAGTGCTCTCTATGATCACCAACCAGATGCTTGACTTCATTTACAATGTACACGGACACAAGGTATTGAATTGGAATCATGATCTTCTTAGTCCTGCAAACCTCCAGACGTATGTTGACGCTATAACAGCTAAAGGTGCTCCACTGGACAACTGCTTTGGGTTCATAGATGGAACCATAAGAGCCATTGCACGCCCTGAACAACACCAAAGGATTCTCTACAATGGCCATAAGAGAGTCCATGCTCTTAAGTTTCAAAGCATTGCTCTTCCCAATGGTTTGATAGGGAATTTATATGGTCCAGTTG aagGAAGGAAGCATGATGCAGGCATGCTAGTTGACTCAGGGCTGCTTCATGATTTGGAGCAGTTTGCATTTAATCCAGCTGGTCAGCCCCTTTGTGTGTATGGTGACCCTGCCTACCCACTAAGGGTTCATCTTCAAGGTCCTTTCAAGCATGGTGTTCTATCTCCTCAAATGGAAGAATACAATGCTGCAATGAGTGCTGTTAGGAGCTCAGTAGAGTGGCTTTATGGGGATGTGGTTAATTCTTTTAAGTTCAAtgacttcaaaaaaaatttgaagctttttctTAACTGTGTTGGGAAACTGTATGTGGTTTCTGTAATACTTCGAAATGCAGTAACATGCTTGTACGGAAACCTGACTTCAACCTATTTTGATCTCCTTCCACCAAGGCttgataattattttgcatag
- the LOC138020064 gene encoding uncharacterized protein, with protein sequence MATSCLAEESEKTSTNKYFQWTTDHDVIMCREVLVNEPYKFKLRTPERGQAWESVAQQLNSIHQLIFRVTTRSVRDRFSLLSTKYAHKLRMEEKASGIEVEQSELEKLIEEILEREKNAKNELESKDREKKSKAEKEKASAEEVRKQAMERMAKRKGDDEENKEKKPKIRRSTADAIDYLREKSSNEREYRKEELEIRKREIQLQAEKQDQTQRQQQAMFSAMMAQIQQQQQQQQNMMSLMKTLMENHKKA encoded by the exons ATGGCTACCTCGTGCCTGGCAGAAGAATCCGAGAAAAC ATCGACAAACAAGTACTTTCAGTGGACGACAGACCACGATGTTATCATGTGTAGGGAAGTGCTCGTGAATGAACCGTACAAATTCAAGCTAAGGACCCCTGAAAGAGGGCAAGCATGGGAATCTGTGGCCCAGCAGCTCAACAGCATTCATCAGCTGATATTCAGGGTAACTACCAGATCTGTGCGTGACCGGTTTTCGTTGCTATCGACAAAATATGCACACAAATTAAGAATGGAGGAGAAAGCTTCTGGAATCGAGGTGGAGCAGTCAGAGCTAGAGAAACTGATAGAGGAAATTTTAGAGCGAGAAAAGAACGCCAAAAACGAACTGGAGTCAAAAGACCGTGAAAAGAAGAGTAAGGCGGAGAAGGAAAAGGCTTCAGCAGAAGAAGTCAGGAAACAAGCGATGGAGAGAATGGCCAAACGAAAAGGTGATGatgaggaaaacaaagaaaagaaaccaaagaTCAGACGAAGCACTGCTGATGCTATAGATTATTTGAGAGAGAAATCAAGTAACGAAAGGGAGTATAGGAAAGAGGAATTAGAGATCAGGAAGAGAGAAATCCAGTTGCAGGCTGAAAAGCAAGATCAAACTCAAAGGCAACAGCAGGCTATGTTTTCAGCAATGATGGCTCAAATtcagcagcaacaacagcaacaacaaaatatGATGTCACTCATGAAGACACTCATGGAAAATCACAAGAAAGCATGA